The following coding sequences lie in one Vibrio sp. BS-M-Sm-2 genomic window:
- the metN gene encoding methionine ABC transporter ATP-binding protein MetN, with the protein MIKVNQVNKVFYQGTKEINALIDINLHIPQGQIFGVIGSSGAGKSTLIRCVNMLEAPTSGEVIVDGIDLTKLSKSELSEARRNIGMIFQHFNLLSSRTVFNNVALPLELAGKDKAIIEAKVSELLELVGLADKRDTYPTNLSGGQKQRVAIARALASDPKVLLCDEATSALDPATTQSILELLREINRKLNITILLITHEMDVVKSICHEVAIIGGGELVEKGTVGDIFAHPKTELAHQFIRSTLDLTIPEDYQARLQETRVNSSYPLVRLEFTGATVDAPLMTQIARKFNIDVSILSSDLDYAGGVKFGMMVAELFGNEADDNAAIQFLRDNNVKVEVLGYVL; encoded by the coding sequence ATGATTAAAGTGAATCAAGTCAACAAGGTTTTTTATCAAGGTACTAAAGAAATCAATGCCTTAATTGATATCAACCTCCACATTCCTCAAGGTCAAATCTTTGGAGTCATCGGCTCTTCAGGTGCAGGCAAAAGTACCCTAATCCGCTGTGTAAATATGTTGGAAGCACCGACCTCTGGTGAAGTGATTGTTGACGGTATCGACCTAACAAAACTCAGCAAATCAGAACTTAGCGAAGCGCGCCGTAACATCGGCATGATATTCCAGCACTTCAACCTGCTGTCTTCTCGTACTGTATTTAACAATGTAGCACTGCCTTTAGAACTTGCTGGTAAAGATAAAGCGATTATTGAAGCAAAAGTGAGTGAGTTACTTGAACTCGTTGGCTTAGCGGATAAGCGAGACACCTACCCGACAAACCTAAGTGGCGGTCAAAAGCAGCGTGTTGCGATTGCTCGTGCACTGGCCTCTGATCCGAAAGTATTGCTGTGTGACGAAGCGACCAGCGCATTGGACCCTGCGACCACTCAATCAATTCTTGAGCTACTGCGTGAAATCAACCGCAAGCTGAACATCACTATCCTGCTTATTACGCACGAGATGGATGTAGTGAAAAGCATTTGTCACGAAGTGGCGATCATTGGCGGTGGTGAATTGGTAGAGAAAGGCACAGTTGGTGACATCTTTGCTCACCCTAAAACTGAACTAGCGCATCAATTCATTCGTTCAACGTTGGATCTGACGATCCCTGAAGATTACCAAGCACGCCTGCAAGAGACTCGCGTAAACAGCAGTTACCCGTTGGTACGTCTTGAGTTTACGGGCGCAACGGTTGATGCTCCGCTGATGACTCAGATTGCACGCAAATTCAATATCGATGTCAGCATCCTAAGCTCTGACCTTGATTACGCCGGCGGCGTGAAGTTCGGCATGATGGTTGCTGAACTGTTCGGTAATGAAGCAGATGATAATGCTGCTATCCAATTCCTACGCGACAACAATGTAAAAGTAGAGGTGCTTGGTTATGTCCTTTAG